The Carassius carassius chromosome 16, fCarCar2.1, whole genome shotgun sequence genome window below encodes:
- the LOC132159798 gene encoding immediate early response gene 5 protein-like — MEYKVEAHRIMSISLGKIYNSRVQRGGIKLHKNLLVSLVLRSARQVYLSDYYSGACLNAAQSQREGNEWEEKFPPSTTECDRVQSPEEPQQDARSEKEREYRENDDEGKSDQVDCTSTLQQEQNQNSSLDSVTYVSSETPPETMNVPKESPSDSTEAERDSTPELNGESHQPPEKHICSNRKRSADETESGDSSKKRIKVGSSNAKEDEEAEEMDTSNVSNLITIFGSGFSGLLSKDSAKPESEAEDSGQICCDQMLKNLNPWSTAIVAF, encoded by the coding sequence ATGGAATACAAAGTGGAAGCCCATCGGATTATGAGTATCTCCTTAGGGAAAATCTACAACTCGCGCGTTCAACGGGGCGGCATTAAACTGCATAAAAACCTCCTGGTTTCGCTGGTTCTTCGCAGCGCGCGTCAGGTCTATCTGAGCGACTACTACAGCGGCGCGTGTCTGAATGCGGCTCAGAGCCAGCGCGAAGGGAACGAATGGGAGGAGAAATTCCCGCCCTCCACAACCGAATGTGACCGAGTACAGAGCCCAGAGGAACCTCAACAGGACGCGCGGTCCGAGAAAGAGCGGGAATATCGCGAAAACGACGACGAGGGGAAATCAGACCAGGTGGATTGTACTTCCACTTTACAACAAGAGCAAAACCAAAACTCTTCGCTGGACTCTGTGACATATGTTTCCTCTGAAACACCGCCGGAAACCATGAACGTGCCCAAAGAGAGTCCCTCGGACAGTACAGAAGCAGAACGCGACTCGACGCCAGAATTGAACGGGGAATCACATCAACCACCcgaaaagcacatttgttcaaaCAGGAAAAGAAGTGCGGATGAGACGGAAAGTGGCGATTCGTCTAAAAAAAGGATCAAAGTTGGTTCCTCAAACGCTAAAGAGGACGAGGAAGCCGAGGAGATGGACACGAGTAACGTGTCCAACCTCATTACGATATTTGGTTCCGGTTTCTCAGGACTTCTCAGCAAAGACAGCGCTAAACCCGAGTCTGAAGCAGAGGATAGTGGACAAATCTGCTGCGACCAAATGCTGAAGAACCTAAACCCGTGGAGTACAGCGATAGTAGCTTTCTAa